The following proteins are encoded in a genomic region of Arcobacter suis CECT 7833:
- the lpxD gene encoding UDP-3-O-(3-hydroxymyristoyl)glucosamine N-acyltransferase yields MTLKEITDFIGINCQEEKKEITGLNTLLDSNENQLTFLENKKYINDLKKTKAAAVLVTPENASEVPSGTIALVCDEPYLNLAKISKLFAPNVVETNGSEPLIGDKTTVMPNVYIGKDSVIGSDCTIMAGAFIGDNVKIGNNTIIYPNVTIYRDCTVGNDCIIHAGTVIGSDGFGFANTKDGKYIKIYQNGNVIIGNDVEIGSNSSIDRAVFNSTIIEDGVRIDNLVHIGHNCKISRGSILVAQVGLSGSTILNPYVIMGGQSGTAGHLEIAAFTTIAARGGVTKSITEPKKSWAGFPLFEHREWLKLQGKISNLLKK; encoded by the coding sequence ATGACTCTTAAAGAGATTACAGATTTTATTGGTATAAATTGCCAAGAAGAAAAAAAAGAGATTACAGGTTTAAATACTTTACTAGATTCAAATGAAAATCAACTTACTTTTTTAGAAAATAAAAAATATATCAACGATTTAAAAAAAACAAAAGCAGCAGCTGTTTTAGTGACACCTGAAAATGCTAGTGAAGTTCCTTCTGGAACTATTGCTTTAGTTTGTGATGAACCATATTTGAATTTAGCAAAAATAAGTAAACTTTTTGCTCCAAATGTTGTAGAAACAAATGGTTCTGAACCTTTAATTGGTGACAAAACAACTGTTATGCCAAATGTTTATATAGGAAAAGATTCAGTTATTGGAAGTGATTGCACAATTATGGCAGGAGCTTTTATAGGTGATAATGTAAAAATAGGAAATAACACTATTATTTATCCAAATGTTACGATTTATAGGGATTGTACAGTAGGAAATGATTGTATTATTCATGCAGGAACTGTTATTGGAAGTGATGGTTTTGGTTTTGCAAATACAAAAGATGGAAAATATATTAAAATTTATCAAAATGGAAATGTAATTATTGGAAATGATGTTGAAATTGGTTCAAATTCTTCAATAGACAGAGCAGTTTTTAATTCAACAATAATTGAAGATGGTGTAAGAATTGATAATCTTGTACATATAGGGCACAATTGTAAAATAAGTAGAGGATCAATTTTAGTTGCTCAAGTTGGTCTTTCAGGCTCAACTATTTTAAATCCTTATGTAATAATGGGTGGACAAAGTGGAACAGCTGGACATTTAGAAATTGCAGCATTTACAACAATTGCAGCTCGTGGTGGAGTTACAAAAAGTATAACTGAACCTAAAAAATCGTGGGCAGGTTTTCCTTTATTTGAGCATAGAGAATGGCTTAAATTACAAGGAAAAATATCAAATTTATTAAAAAAGTAA
- a CDS encoding FtsK/SpoIIIE family DNA translocase, protein MAKKIISLIFLFIIIYFQFSTFESGQDVVGNVGYVFSDYSHKYFGYLSYVSLFLFIYILYIINFKNIKQRDLVLNILVVFLLLFVSLILQALLIENPYLRGEIGNILVDSLSPIIGRAGLYFFVLVGFIISTLVLFENSEFDLSDLKKFKNKIKLRNSLDIKKIENKKRERRNEEINQTIYKNIEKKLDKNISEIKAIESNAKKIVPQVLEKKEEAKEEEFFEDSLFDEKYVEKTSGESHNLIVEELEENKKLLDQIELGKTEKPKNFKLPPSSFFQDSPKDNKSKVSEAFIDQKIADLLDKLAMFKIEGDVVRTYTGPVVTTFEFKPAPNVKVSKILGLQDDLAMALKAQTIRIQAPIPGKDVVGIEVPNEDTQTIYLKEMLDSEIFQNSKSPLTMILGKDIVGKPFITDLKKLPHLLIAGTTGSGKSVGINSMILSLLYKNSPDNLRLVMIDPKMLEFSMYNDIPHLLTPVITKAADAINALANMVSEMERRYTLMSKTKTKNIENYNEKAQKEGYDTMPYIVVVIDELADLMMTSGKDVEYSIARLAQMARASGIHLIVATQRPSVDVVTGLIKANLPSRLSYKVGQKIDSKIILDSMGAESLLGRGDMLFTPPGMSGLVRIHAPWSTESEIEKVVDFLKEQREVVYDMNFIKDRTSGVGSGSGSSNNSDNIELDELYQDAKEVVLTEKKTSISYIQRRLRIGYNRAATIVEQLEQTGVLSEVNAKGNREILF, encoded by the coding sequence ATAGCAAAAAAAATCATATCATTAATCTTTTTATTTATCATTATTTATTTCCAATTTTCCACTTTTGAAAGTGGTCAAGATGTAGTTGGAAATGTTGGATATGTTTTTTCAGATTATTCACATAAATATTTTGGATATTTATCGTATGTAAGTTTATTTTTATTTATCTATATTTTATATATTATAAATTTTAAAAATATAAAACAAAGAGATTTAGTTTTAAATATATTAGTTGTATTTTTATTACTTTTTGTATCTTTGATTTTACAAGCATTACTTATTGAAAATCCTTATTTAAGGGGAGAAATAGGTAATATTTTAGTTGATAGTTTAAGTCCAATAATTGGACGAGCTGGACTTTACTTTTTTGTTTTAGTAGGATTTATAATTTCTACTTTAGTTTTATTCGAAAATTCTGAGTTTGATTTATCTGATTTAAAAAAATTTAAAAACAAAATAAAACTAAGAAATAGTTTGGATATTAAAAAAATAGAAAACAAAAAAAGAGAAAGAAGAAATGAAGAGATTAACCAAACTATCTATAAAAATATAGAGAAAAAATTAGATAAAAATATTTCAGAAATAAAAGCAATTGAATCTAATGCTAAAAAAATTGTTCCTCAAGTTTTAGAAAAAAAAGAAGAAGCAAAAGAAGAAGAATTTTTTGAAGATTCATTATTTGATGAAAAATATGTAGAAAAAACAAGTGGTGAATCACACAATTTGATAGTTGAAGAATTAGAAGAAAATAAAAAATTATTAGACCAAATTGAATTGGGTAAAACAGAAAAACCAAAAAATTTCAAATTACCTCCAAGTTCATTTTTTCAAGATTCTCCAAAAGATAATAAATCAAAAGTATCAGAAGCTTTTATTGATCAAAAAATTGCAGATTTACTTGATAAACTTGCAATGTTTAAAATTGAGGGTGATGTTGTAAGAACTTATACAGGTCCTGTTGTTACAACTTTTGAGTTTAAGCCAGCTCCAAATGTAAAAGTATCAAAGATTTTAGGTCTTCAAGATGATTTAGCAATGGCTTTAAAAGCTCAAACTATTAGGATTCAAGCTCCAATTCCTGGAAAAGATGTTGTGGGAATTGAAGTACCAAATGAAGATACACAAACTATTTATTTAAAAGAGATGTTAGATAGTGAAATTTTCCAAAACTCAAAATCTCCTTTAACAATGATTTTAGGAAAAGATATAGTTGGTAAACCATTTATTACAGATTTAAAAAAACTTCCTCACTTATTAATAGCAGGAACTACAGGAAGTGGAAAATCTGTGGGAATTAATTCAATGATTTTGTCATTGCTTTATAAAAACTCTCCAGATAATTTAAGACTTGTGATGATTGACCCAAAAATGCTTGAATTTTCAATGTACAATGATATTCCACATCTTTTAACTCCAGTTATTACAAAAGCAGCAGATGCTATAAATGCTTTAGCAAACATGGTTTCAGAAATGGAGCGACGATATACATTAATGTCAAAAACAAAAACTAAAAACATTGAAAACTACAATGAAAAAGCACAAAAAGAGGGCTATGATACAATGCCTTATATTGTTGTAGTTATTGATGAGTTAGCTGACTTAATGATGACAAGTGGAAAAGATGTTGAGTACTCAATTGCACGTCTAGCTCAAATGGCAAGAGCTTCTGGAATTCACTTAATAGTTGCCACTCAAAGACCATCTGTTGATGTTGTAACTGGACTTATAAAAGCTAATTTACCAAGTAGATTATCTTATAAAGTAGGGCAAAAAATAGATTCTAAGATTATTTTAGATTCTATGGGAGCTGAGTCACTTCTTGGTCGTGGAGATATGTTATTTACACCTCCTGGAATGTCTGGACTTGTAAGGATTCATGCTCCTTGGTCAACTGAAAGCGAAATTGAAAAAGTTGTGGATTTCTTAAAAGAGCAAAGAGAAGTTGTTTATGATATGAACTTTATCAAAGATAGAACTTCAGGAGTTGGCTCAGGAAGTGGTAGTTCAAATAACTCTGATAATATAGAACTTGATGAATTATATCAAGATGCTAAAGAGGTTGTTTTAACTGAGAAAAAGACTTCAATTTCATATATTCAAAGAAGACTTAGAATTGGTTACAACCGAGCTGCTACAATAGTAGAACAACTAGAACAAACGGGTGTTTTATCAGAAGTTAATGCAAAAGGAAATAGAGAAATCCTTTTCTAA
- a CDS encoding response regulator transcription factor, giving the protein MINILMIEDDTELALILTNYLHQYNIKIDNYETPELGISALNLKKYDLIILDLSLPNIDGIEVCKMIRQRHDTPIIISSARSYLGDKIACFSYGADDFMAKPYDTQELILRIKSILKRCNHQIIENNAELNKKDIFRFDDSKMEIYKYDELLDLTNAEYYILQYLIQKNGFVVSRQELLTNVESIKYESSYKSIDVLIGRVRSKIEENTKKPKHILSIRGVGYKLVNQ; this is encoded by the coding sequence TTGATAAATATTTTAATGATAGAAGATGATACGGAATTAGCTTTAATATTAACTAATTACCTGCACCAATATAATATAAAAATAGACAATTATGAAACCCCTGAACTTGGTATTTCTGCTTTAAACCTAAAAAAGTATGATTTGATAATATTAGATTTATCTTTACCAAATATTGATGGTATTGAAGTTTGTAAAATGATTAGACAAAGACATGATACCCCAATTATTATTTCATCTGCTAGATCATATTTAGGAGATAAAATCGCCTGTTTTTCTTATGGAGCAGATGATTTTATGGCAAAACCTTATGATACTCAAGAATTAATCTTACGAATAAAATCTATTTTAAAAAGATGTAACCACCAAATAATTGAAAATAACGCCGAATTAAATAAAAAAGATATTTTTAGATTTGATGATTCTAAAATGGAAATATATAAATATGATGAATTATTAGATTTAACCAATGCAGAATATTATATTTTGCAGTATTTAATACAAAAGAATGGTTTTGTAGTTTCAAGACAAGAGTTACTTACAAATGTTGAATCAATAAAATATGAAAGTTCATACAAAAGTATAGATGTTTTGATAGGTCGAGTTAGAAGTAAAATTGAAGAAAATACTAAAAAACCCAAACATATTTTATCTATTAGAGGAGTTGGTTATAAATTGGTTAATCAATAA
- a CDS encoding ArsS family sensor histidine kinase: protein MVINWLINKKDSIFFQINLFFIFIFLVINVLIIAQFLIDNKAYNVIQEKRYFDGFKIVFDSRRLDKNDDEINNLLQALDLKIGTINLAELKKYMEEKDSDDNDAIHIYLFKGQKYINVRPPNLFNKLKELNHSFGREDFMRPPPPPDFIPNTMFPPLSRDFFEHDLNKIENIVLLDTADEKESKYFWVIVLFTIDILLIWFLLFSRKKLKPLFLLKENMIKLSNGDLSIKTKTNGKDEISQVANEFENAVKQLRQLRDSRDLFLRNIMHELKTPITKGKLVSDMYEDSERKHILIRVFQRLEYLLSEFAKIEELTSGKISLEKDNYHAIDLIEQAFDILLLDSNKIDIDYDKDLFLNVDFELFSIALKNLIDNAISYNTNGNPQIFIGEDFIKIVNKGEKLKKDINEYYKPFNHEYEDSSVGLGLGLYVSNNIIKIHNFKLEYEYIDNYHNFVIKLN, encoded by the coding sequence TTGGTTATAAATTGGTTAATCAATAAAAAAGATTCTATCTTTTTCCAAATAAATCTATTTTTTATATTTATTTTTTTAGTTATTAATGTATTAATTATCGCCCAATTTCTTATTGATAATAAAGCTTATAATGTAATTCAAGAAAAAAGATATTTTGATGGATTTAAAATTGTTTTTGATTCTAGAAGATTGGACAAAAATGATGATGAAATAAATAATTTACTTCAAGCATTAGATTTAAAAATTGGAACAATAAATTTAGCTGAATTAAAGAAATATATGGAAGAAAAAGATAGTGATGATAATGATGCTATTCATATTTATTTATTTAAAGGGCAAAAATATATCAATGTTAGACCTCCAAATCTTTTTAATAAGTTAAAAGAGTTAAATCATTCATTTGGTCGAGAAGACTTTATGCGTCCTCCACCTCCTCCTGATTTTATTCCAAATACTATGTTTCCTCCTCTTTCTCGTGATTTTTTTGAACATGACTTAAATAAAATTGAAAATATAGTATTACTTGATACAGCAGATGAAAAAGAGTCAAAATATTTTTGGGTTATAGTTTTATTTACAATTGATATTTTATTGATTTGGTTTTTACTTTTTTCAAGAAAAAAATTGAAACCTCTTTTTCTTTTAAAAGAAAATATGATAAAGCTTTCAAATGGTGATCTTTCAATTAAAACAAAAACAAATGGTAAAGATGAAATTTCGCAAGTTGCAAATGAATTTGAAAATGCGGTAAAACAATTAAGACAATTAAGAGATTCAAGAGATTTATTTTTACGAAATATTATGCATGAGTTAAAAACTCCTATTACTAAAGGAAAATTAGTTAGTGATATGTATGAAGATAGTGAAAGAAAACATATTTTAATTAGAGTTTTTCAAAGATTGGAGTATTTATTAAGTGAGTTTGCAAAAATTGAAGAGTTAACTTCCGGAAAAATCTCTTTAGAAAAAGATAATTATCATGCAATAGATTTAATAGAACAAGCTTTTGATATTTTATTATTAGATAGTAATAAAATAGATATAGATTATGATAAAGATTTGTTTTTAAATGTAGATTTTGAATTGTTTTCAATAGCTTTAAAAAATTTAATTGATAATGCTATTTCATACAATACAAATGGAAATCCACAAATTTTTATTGGTGAAGATTTTATTAAAATAGTAAATAAAGGAGAAAAACTAAAAAAAGATATAAATGAATATTACAAACCATTTAACCATGAATATGAAGATTCAAGCGTAGGCTTGGGACTTGGTTTATATGTCTCAAATAATATTATCAAAATTCATAATTTTAAATTAGAGTATGAATATATTGATAACTATCATAATTTTGTAATTAAGTTAAATTAA
- a CDS encoding flagellar hook capping FlgD N-terminal domain-containing protein codes for MSTTSSVTTSTATDAYGNTYTTAVSNDELQSEDFITLMLTELKLQDPTNTVDSSTMLDTQLQLSSLEASTATVEAMESLQLSFEQSALSSSAAIIGNIVENGDTDDDGNTKQYKVSSVAMNDGTISLSAYEITGYYDVYYFNEATSGSDVIDSTNEDSSISVTNSAGTTYNYSTYNKTYDALAAEISKTSGLTASMAQNSAGNYQMVLSVSNGSSSITQNNLALTYSQDSATAYSSEAKTIAYNNITKIY; via the coding sequence ATGTCAACAACAAGTTCAGTTACAACAAGTACAGCCACTGATGCATACGGGAATACTTATACAACAGCCGTTAGTAATGACGAATTACAAAGCGAAGATTTTATAACTTTAATGCTTACAGAGTTGAAACTTCAAGACCCTACAAATACAGTGGATTCTTCTACTATGCTTGATACTCAATTACAACTATCAAGTCTAGAAGCTAGTACTGCCACAGTTGAAGCAATGGAATCATTGCAATTAAGTTTTGAGCAATCAGCACTATCAAGTTCTGCTGCTATTATTGGAAATATCGTTGAAAATGGTGATACAGATGATGATGGAAATACTAAACAATACAAAGTATCATCTGTTGCTATGAATGATGGAACAATATCTTTATCAGCTTATGAAATAACAGGTTATTATGATGTTTATTACTTTAATGAAGCAACAAGTGGTTCTGATGTTATTGATTCTACAAATGAAGATAGCTCAATTTCAGTAACAAATAGTGCTGGAACTACTTATAATTATTCAACTTATAATAAAACTTATGATGCATTAGCAGCAGAAATTAGTAAAACTTCAGGACTTACAGCTTCAATGGCACAAAATAGTGCTGGAAATTATCAAATGGTACTTTCTGTTAGTAATGGAAGCTCTTCAATAACTCAAAATAATTTAGCTTTAACTTATTCTCAAGATTCGGCAACTGCGTATTCAAGTGAAGCAAAAACAATTGCATATAATAATATTACAAAAATTTACTAA